Below is a window of Actinomycetota bacterium DNA.
AGTCGAGGCTGTACCGGCGGAACAACGCCTTGAGGTCGCGGAGATAGTCGCCGAGGTGATCGGGATGCACGGCGGAGTCGTCCCAGCCGGGCCAGGCGGCTCCGTTGTGCGTCTGCGCCGTGGCGGCCAGTCCCGCCTCACGCGCCTCCCAGATCACCTTCGCCTGGTCGGGGTCGACGTACAGCTTCATCGCCGGACGGTCGTCGCTGCTGCGCAGGCGCTGCATCAGCTGGTGTGCGTACTCGGACGCCTCGTCGGGCGAGGCACCGCCGAACTCGGCGAGGAGCCAGCCGTGGCCCTCCGGGAGCAGCCTGACGGGGTCGGTGAGCAGGCCCTTGGCGCCCATGTGATCGACCAAGAGCCGGTCCATGCCCTCCAGTGCGATCGCGCGACCGTGCGCGCGGATCTCGCTGACGTGGTCAGCGGCCGTGAACACGTCGGGGTAGCCGAGGAGCAGCAGCGCACGGTCCGGGTGGTGCTCGTGGAGGTTCAGCGTCGCCTGCAGGACCGTGACGCAGGTCCCTTCGGTCCCGACCAGTGCACGGGCGACGTTGAAGCCGTTCTCGGGCAACAGCTGTGTGAGGCTGAAGCCCGAGATGCGGCGCGGGATGTCGGGGAACCGCGTCCGGATCGCGTCCGCGTACCTGTCGCGCAGGTCGCGCAACCGCCGGTAGATCTCACCCTTTCGTCCCCCCGCGGCGATGATCGCGTCGAGCTCCTCGGGGCGGGTCGGGCCGACCGACAGGCGGGTGCCGTCGTAGAGCAGGACGTCCAGGTCCTGGACGTTGTCCTCGGCAGGCCCGTACCGGAAGGCGCGCATGCCGCAGGCGTTGTTCCCGATCATTCCCCCAACCGTGCAGCGGTTGTGGGTGGCGGGGTCCGGTCCCCACGTCAGCTGGCCGTGCTGCTGGGTGTAGCCCCGCAACGTGTCGAGCACGATCCCGGTCTCGCACCTGACCAGCCGCGCCCGCGGGTCGAAGTCGACGATGCGGCGCAGGTACTTCGAGCTGTCGATGATCACCGCCACGTTGCAGGCCTGTCCCGCCAGGCTGGTACCACCCCCGCGGTTGGTGATGGGCGCCCCGAACTCTCGGCACACCTCGTGGGTCAGGACGATGTCGTCGAGGGTCTTTGGTAGGACCACGCCGATCGGCACCTGACGGAAGTTCGACGCGTCCGTCGCGTACAGGTGCCGGTAGCCGTCGTCGAAGCGGACCTCGCCCTCGAGGGATGCCGCGAGCGCTGTCCCGAGGCCGACCGCGTCGATGGTGCCGTTCATGCTGTCTCGAAGTCACGCTAACGTCGCCGCGACCACATGCAACCATGCGGTGTGCTATCCCTATCGCAACGTCGGATCGGGGCCGGAAGATGACTCACGGGGTGATCGACGAGGTGGTGGACGCCAACCGGCAGGTGGCCGCACGTGTCGCGACGGGTCTGTCGTCCCGACCGGCGCGGGCCTTGACGATCGTCGTCTGCATGGATGCCCGGATCGATCCCGTTACGGACTTCGGCTTGGCCCGAGGCGACGCCCATGTGATCCGCAACGCCGGTGGGCGGGTCACCGAGGACGTCTTGCGTTCGCTGGCGGCGTCGTGGCACTTCCTCGGTACCCGCGCGGTCATGGTGGTCCACCACACGGACTGCGGGATGTTCACCTCCGATCCCGACGAGCCACGCCGCGAGCTGGAACGGGTTGCGGGTGCGGACCTCGGTGACATGGACCTTCTTACGTTCACCGACGAGGACGGGTCGGTGCGGGAGGATGTCGACAGGATCCGCTCCTGGTCGCTCACTCCGCAGGACACCGACGTGCGCGGGTTCGTCTACGACCTGGGAGCCGGCCTGCTGCGCGAGGTGACCGTCGAGCCGTGATCAGCGCCGGCCGAAGGCCTCGCGCCCCGCTGGAGTGAGCAGCACGACCAGCGCGGCGGCGCTCACAGCCATCACGACCGCGCTGATCCAGCCCCG
It encodes the following:
- a CDS encoding carbonic anhydrase, translating into MIDEVVDANRQVAARVATGLSSRPARALTIVVCMDARIDPVTDFGLARGDAHVIRNAGGRVTEDVLRSLAASWHFLGTRAVMVVHHTDCGMFTSDPDEPRRELERVAGADLGDMDLLTFTDEDGSVREDVDRIRSWSLTPQDTDVRGFVYDLGAGLLREVTVEP